The Delphinus delphis chromosome 10, mDelDel1.2, whole genome shotgun sequence genome includes a region encoding these proteins:
- the LOC132432760 gene encoding histone H2B type 1-L-like, whose product MPEFAKSTPAPKKGSKKAVTKAQKKDGKKRKRSRKESYSVYVYKVLKQVHPDTGISSKAMGIMNSFVNDIFERIAGEASRLAHYNKRSTITSREIQTAVRLLLPGELAKHAVSEGTKAVTKYTSSK is encoded by the coding sequence ATGCCTGAGTTTGCCAAGTCCACACCTGCCCCGAAGAAGGGTTCCAAGAAGGCGGTGACCAAGGCCCAGAAAAAAGATGGTAAGAAGCGCAAGCGCAGCCGCAAGGAAAGTTACTCGGTGTACGTCTACAAGGTGCTGAAGCAGGTCCACCCGGACACCGGTATCTCGTCTAAAGCCATGGGCATCATGAATTCGTTCGTTAACGACATTTTCGAGCGCATCGCGGGGGAGGCGTCGCGCTTGGCGCATTACAACAAGCGCTCGACCATCACCTCCAGGGAGATCCAGACGGCCGTGCGCCTGCTGCTGCCCGGCGAGCTGGCCAAGCACGCCGTGTCTGAGGGCACCAAGGCTGTCACCAAGTACACCAGCTCCAAGTGA
- the LOC132432768 gene encoding histone H4 yields the protein MSGRGKGGKGLGKGGAKRHRKVLRDNIQGITKPAIRRLARRGGVKRISGLIYEETRGVLKVFLENVIRDAVTYTEHAKRKTVTAMDVVYALKRQGRTLYGFGG from the coding sequence ATGTCGGGTCGTGGGAAGGGCGGGAAGGGTCTCGGAAAGGGGGGCGCCAAGCGCCACCGCAAGGTGCTGCGCGATAATATTCAGGGCATCACTAAGCCCGCTATTCGGCGTTTGGCTAGGCGTGGTGGTGTCAAGCGCATCTCTGGCCTCATCTACGAGGAGACTCGCGGGGTGCTGAAGGTGTTCCTGGAGAACGTGATTCGGGACGCTGTCACTTACACTGAGCACGCCAAGCGCAAGACCGTCACCGCCATGGACGTGGTCTACGCGCTCAAGCGCCAGGGACGCACCCTTTACGGCTTTGGCGGCTAG
- the LOC132432739 gene encoding histone H2B type 1-N: MPEPSKSAPAPKKGSKKAVTKAQKKDGKKRKRSRKESYSVYVYKVLKQVHPDTGISSKAMGIMNSFVNDIFERIAGEASRLAHYNKRSTITSREIQTAVRLLLPGELAKHAVSEGTKAVTKYTSSK, translated from the coding sequence ATGCCTGAACCCTCCAAGTCTGCTCCGGCCCCGAAGAAAGGCTCCAAGAAGGCGGTGACCAAGGCTCAGAAGAAAGACGGCAAGAAGCGCAAGCGCAGCCGCAAGGAGAGCTACTCCGTGTACGTGTACAAGGTGCTAAAGCAGGTCCACCCGGACACCGGCATCTCGTCCAAGGCCATGGGCATCATGAACTCGTTCGTTAACGACATCTTCGAGCGCATCGCGGGCGAGGCGTCGCGCCTGGCGCATTACAACAAGCGTTCGACCATCACCTCCAGGGAGATCCAGACGGCCGTGCGCCTGCTGCTGCCCGGCGAGCTGGCCAAGCACGCCGTGTCCGAGGGCACCAAGGCCGTCACCAAGTACACCAGCTCCAAATGA
- the LOC132432729 gene encoding histone H2A type 1 — MSGRGKQGGKARAKAKTRSSRAGLQFPVGRVHRLLRKGNYAERVGAGAPVYLAAVLEYLTAEILELAGNAARDNKKTRIIPRHLQLAIRNDEELNKLLGKVTIAQGGVLPNIQAVLLPKKTESHHKAKGK; from the coding sequence ATGTCCGGACGAGGCAAACAAGGGGGCAAGGCTCGCGCCAAGGCTAAGACTCGCTCTTCGCGGGCCGGGCTCCAGTTTCCCGTGGGCCGAGTGCACCGCCTGCTCCGTAAGGGCAACTACGCCGAGCGGGTCGGGGCCGGCGCGCCGGTGTACCTGGCGGCGGTGCTGGAGTACCTGACGGCCGAGATCCTGGAGCTGGCGGGTAACGCGGCCCGCGACAACAAGAAGACGCGCATCATCCCGCGCCACCTGCAGCTGGCCATCCGCAACGACGAGGAGCTCAACAAGCTGCTGGGTAAAGTCACCATCGCGCAGGGTGGGGTCCTGCCCAACATCCAGGCCGTGCTGCTGCCCAAGAAGACTGAGAGCCACCACAAGGCCAAAGGCAAATAG
- the LOC132432734 gene encoding histone H2A type 1-H: MSGRGKQGGKARAKAKTRSSRAGLQFPVGRVHRLLRKGNYAERVGAGAPVYLAAVLEYLTAEILELAGNAARDNKKTRIIPRHLQLAIRNDEELNKLLGKVTIAQGGVLPNIQAVLLPKKTESHHKAK; the protein is encoded by the coding sequence ATGTCTGGGCGAGGCAAACAAGGCGGTAAGGCTCGCGCCAAGGCTAAGACCCGGTCTTCGCGggctgggcttcagtttcccgtGGGCCGAGTGCACCGCCTGCTCCGTAAGGGCAACTACGCCGAGCGGGTCGGGGCCGGCGCGCCGGTGTACCTGGCGGCGGTGCTGGAGTACCTGACGGCCGAGATCCTGGAGCTGGCGGGTAACGCGGCCCGCGACAACAAGAAGACGCGTATCATCCCGCGTCACCTACAGCTGGCTATCCGCAACGACGAGGAGCTTAACAAGCTGTTGGGTAAAGTCACTATCGCGCAGGGCGGCGTCCTGCCCAACATCCAGGCCGTGCTGCTGCCCAAGAAGACCGAGAGCCACCACAAGGCCAAGTAG
- the LOC138413854 gene encoding histone H3.1, whose product MARTKQTARKSTGGKAPRKQLATKAARKSAPATGGVKKPHRYRPGTVALREIRRYQKSTELLIRKLPFQRLVREIAQDFKTDLRFQSSAVMALQEACEAYLVGLFEDTNLCAIHAKRVTIMPKDIQLARRIRGERA is encoded by the coding sequence ATGGCTCGCACTAAGCAGACCGCTCGCAAGTCCACCGGCGGCAAGGCGCCACGTAAGCAGCTGGCCACCAAGGCGGCCCGCAAGAGCGCGCCGGCCACGGGCGGCGTGAAGAAGCCGCACCGCTACCGGCCCGGCACGGTGGCCCTGCGCGAGATCCGCCGCTACCAGAAGTCCACGGAGCTGCTGATCCGCAAGCTGCCGTTCCAGCGCCTGGTGCGCGAGATCGCGCAGGACTTCAAGACCGACCTGCGCTTCCAGAGTTCTGCCGTGATGGCGCTGCAGGAGGCGTGCGAGGCCTATCTGGTGGGACTCTTCGAGGACACCAACCTGTGTGCCATCCACGCCAAGCGCGTCACCATCATGCCTAAGGACATCCAGCTTGCCCGCCGCATCCGCGGGGAGAGGGCGTGA
- the LOC132432732 gene encoding histone H2A type 1-D, with the protein MSGRGKQGGKARAKAKTRSSRAGLQFPVGRVHRLLRKGNYSERVGAGAPVYLAAVLEYLTAEILELAGNAARDNKKTRIIPRHLQLAIRNDEELNKLLGKVTIAQGGVLPNIQAVLLPKKTESHHKAKGK; encoded by the coding sequence ATGTCTGGACGTGGCAAGCAAGGAGGCAAAGCTCGCGCCAAGGCCAAGACTCGCTCCTCGCGGGCCGGGCTCCAGTTCCCCGTGGGCCGAGTGCACCGCTTGCTCCGCAAGGGCAACTACTCCGAGCGGGTCGGGGCCGGCGCGCCGGTGTATCTGGCCGCGGTGCTGGAGTACCTGACGGCCGAGATCCTGGAGCTGGCGGGCAACGCGGCCCGCGACAACAAGAAAACGCGCATCATCCCGCGCCACCTGCAGCTGGCCATCCGTAACGACGAGGAGCTCAACAAGTTGCTGGGTAAAGTCACTATTGCTCAGGGCGGCGTTCTGCCCAACATCCAGGCGGTGCTGCTGCCCAAAAAGACCGAGAGCCACCACAAGGCCAAGGGCAAGTAG
- the LOC132432767 gene encoding histone H4, whose amino-acid sequence MSGRGKGGKGLGKGGAKRHRKVLRDNIQGITKPAIRRLARRGGVKRISGLIYEETRGVLKVFLENVIRDAVTYTEHAKRKTVTAMDVVYALKRQGRTLYGFGG is encoded by the coding sequence ATGTCTGGTCGCGGCAAAGGTGGTAAGGGCCTTGGAAAAGGGGGCGCTAAGCGTCATCGCAAAGTTCTGCGCGATAACATCCAGGGCATCACGAAGCCCGCTATTCGCCGTCTGGCCCGGCGTGGAGGTGTGAAGCGCATTTCTGGTCTCATCTACGAGGAGACGCGCGGGGTGCTGAAGGTGTTTCTGGAAAACGTAATCCGGGACGCAGTCACCTACACAGAGCACGCCAAGCGCAAGACTGTTACCGCCATGGACGTGGTCTACGCGCTCAAGCGCCAGGGACGCACTCTCTACGGCTTCGGCGGCTGA